A genomic region of Gemmata massiliana contains the following coding sequences:
- a CDS encoding alpha/beta hydrolase family protein has translation MIEKELRFLATPEKGEVSALLIRPDNATHLLVLGHGASTNMRHPTLRSIAEQLAEVGIATFRYNFPYSEHGKGRDGQAVCTQTIRSAIEAAQEAVPNLPLLAGGHSFSGRMTSTAASESPLEGVAGLVFFSFPLHLAGKPDTKRADHLADVSVPMLFLSGTRDELAGMNLLKPVVKKLGATLHELDTADHGYKVLKKTRTGNEDVFVEMARVVRDWSASLTS, from the coding sequence ATGATCGAGAAGGAACTGCGATTCCTGGCCACACCGGAAAAGGGCGAGGTCTCGGCATTGCTGATCCGGCCCGACAACGCAACGCACCTGCTCGTCCTCGGCCACGGAGCCAGCACGAATATGCGACACCCTACGCTGCGGTCGATCGCCGAGCAGTTGGCCGAGGTGGGCATCGCGACGTTCCGATACAACTTCCCCTACTCGGAGCACGGCAAGGGTCGTGACGGTCAGGCCGTCTGCACGCAGACGATCCGCTCGGCCATAGAAGCAGCGCAGGAAGCGGTTCCCAACCTCCCCCTCCTGGCTGGAGGTCATTCGTTCAGCGGGCGGATGACATCCACTGCGGCTTCCGAATCGCCGCTGGAAGGTGTGGCTGGCCTCGTCTTCTTCTCCTTCCCACTCCACTTGGCGGGCAAGCCCGACACGAAGCGTGCGGATCACCTCGCAGACGTCTCCGTTCCGATGCTCTTCCTGAGCGGTACGCGGGATGAACTCGCGGGCATGAACCTGCTGAAGCCGGTGGTCAAGAAGCTCGGTGCGACTCTGCACGAACTCGACACCGCAGACCACGGCTACAAGGTTCTCAAGAAGACCCGAACCGGCAACGAGGACGTGTTCGTCGAGATGGCTCGCGTCGTCCGGGATTGGTCGGCTAGTCTGACGAGCTGA
- a CDS encoding nuclear transport factor 2 family protein, which yields MNNKTVLEQANAAVTKGDYDGFLAFCTDDTLWTFVGDRVLKGKEAVCQWMTESYTSPPEVTVDRLISEGEFLTAVGTATMAGKNGKKERFAYSDVWRLRDGKLAELRAFVIKEE from the coding sequence ATGAACAACAAGACCGTACTCGAACAGGCCAACGCCGCCGTCACCAAAGGCGACTACGACGGGTTCCTCGCATTCTGCACGGACGACACGCTGTGGACGTTCGTTGGCGACCGGGTTCTGAAAGGCAAAGAAGCCGTCTGCCAGTGGATGACCGAGTCGTACACGTCACCACCCGAGGTGACGGTCGATCGCCTGATCTCCGAGGGCGAGTTCCTTACCGCGGTCGGAACCGCGACGATGGCGGGCAAGAACGGGAAGAAAGAGCGCTTCGCGTACAGCGACGTGTGGCGGCTGAGAGACGGTAAGCTGGCCGAGTTGCGGGCGTTCGTCATCAAGGAGGAGTGA
- a CDS encoding dihydrofolate reductase family protein: MRPLRYSINVTLDGCVDHRDGIVPNEEMHRHAAECIAQADALLFGRVVYGMMEKAWRPVAETGVRPDWMPAWMEPFAKTIHAAKKYVVSSALERVDWNAELLRGDIGEAVQRLKQQSGKGLFTGGVTFPLALAELGLIDEYEFIVHPRLVGHGPTPFAGLSKAVDLKLVDRKEFRSGAVAMRYVPKQK, encoded by the coding sequence ATGCGACCCCTTCGGTATTCCATCAACGTCACGTTGGACGGGTGCGTAGATCACCGGGACGGGATCGTCCCGAACGAGGAGATGCACCGGCACGCCGCCGAGTGCATTGCCCAGGCCGATGCGCTGCTCTTTGGGCGGGTGGTTTACGGGATGATGGAAAAGGCGTGGCGGCCGGTCGCGGAGACGGGGGTAAGGCCGGACTGGATGCCCGCCTGGATGGAACCCTTCGCCAAGACGATCCACGCGGCCAAGAAGTACGTCGTGTCGAGTGCCCTAGAGCGGGTAGACTGGAACGCGGAACTGCTGCGTGGCGATATTGGAGAGGCGGTTCAGCGGCTGAAGCAGCAATCGGGCAAGGGGCTGTTCACGGGAGGCGTGACGTTCCCGCTGGCGCTCGCCGAACTGGGGCTGATCGACGAGTACGAGTTCATCGTGCATCCCCGGTTGGTTGGGCACGGGCCGACGCCGTTCGCGGGATTGTCGAAGGCGGTTGACCTGAAGCTCGTGGATCGGAAGGAGTTCAGGTCCGGTGCAGTGGCAATGCGATACGTGCCGAAGCAGAAGTGA
- a CDS encoding VOC family protein, which produces MSVKRMDNVGIVVENLDAAIEFFIELGLTLEGRAPIEGDWAGDVTGLPGQRVEIAMMRTPDGHSRLELCRFFAPAVVADHRNAPVNAFGYLRVMFTVVDVDDTLARLGNRAQLVGKVVNYQDVYRLCYIRGPEGILIGLAQELK; this is translated from the coding sequence ATGTCGGTGAAGCGAATGGACAACGTCGGCATCGTGGTCGAGAACCTCGACGCCGCGATTGAGTTCTTCATCGAGCTTGGCCTCACGCTCGAAGGGCGTGCCCCGATCGAGGGGGACTGGGCCGGCGACGTCACCGGGTTGCCCGGCCAGCGGGTCGAGATCGCCATGATGCGGACGCCGGATGGGCACAGCCGACTCGAACTGTGCCGGTTCTTCGCTCCCGCAGTAGTCGCCGATCACCGCAACGCCCCGGTGAACGCTTTCGGCTACCTTCGCGTCATGTTTACCGTGGTGGACGTCGACGATACGCTCGCCCGGCTCGGAAACCGCGCACAGCTCGTCGGGAAAGTGGTCAACTACCAGGACGTTTACCGGCTGTGCTACATCCGGGGGCCGGAAGGAATCCTCATCGGGCTGGCGCAGGAACTCAAATAA
- a CDS encoding DMT family transporter has protein sequence MSPWVAGLVLFSAVLHASWNALLKSGGDRLRGITVMAVSAGIISAVWVCFLPAPHVESWFYIFLPVVLHVAYYFLLVWAYRHGDLGVSYPVARGSSPLLVAAGAALVAGERLDTFTLLGIVLVCGGIFGLARGRSGTRGMVPALLTGAIIATYSVADGLGSRAAGNAWSYAAWLFVFNGLAMLPVLFWRGARFDSNAQRSAAGGVVSLVGYAIVIWAASISPMGQVSALRESSVVVAAILGWLFLGEQLGSRRLAACLIVAAGAACLGLRG, from the coding sequence GTGAGTCCGTGGGTTGCTGGGCTGGTGCTGTTCTCGGCCGTCCTGCACGCATCCTGGAACGCCCTGCTGAAGAGCGGGGGTGACCGGCTCCGCGGGATCACGGTGATGGCCGTTTCCGCCGGGATTATATCGGCCGTGTGGGTGTGCTTCCTGCCCGCCCCGCACGTGGAGAGCTGGTTCTACATCTTCCTCCCGGTCGTCCTGCACGTCGCGTACTACTTCCTGCTCGTGTGGGCGTACCGGCACGGAGACCTCGGCGTTTCGTACCCGGTCGCACGTGGCTCATCGCCACTGTTGGTGGCTGCGGGCGCGGCGCTCGTTGCCGGGGAGCGGCTCGACACCTTCACGCTGCTCGGGATCGTCTTGGTGTGCGGCGGGATCTTTGGACTGGCCCGAGGGCGATCGGGCACACGGGGGATGGTGCCGGCCCTTTTGACGGGAGCGATCATCGCAACCTATAGCGTTGCAGACGGGCTCGGGAGCCGGGCGGCGGGGAACGCATGGTCTTATGCGGCGTGGCTGTTCGTGTTCAACGGGCTGGCGATGCTTCCCGTTTTATTCTGGCGTGGTGCGCGGTTCGATTCAAACGCACAGCGGTCGGCGGCGGGCGGGGTCGTGTCCCTCGTCGGGTACGCGATCGTCATCTGGGCCGCGAGCATCAGCCCGATGGGGCAGGTCTCGGCGCTGCGGGAGTCGAGCGTCGTCGTTGCTGCGATCCTGGGGTGGCTCTTCCTCGGCGAGCAACTCGGATCGCGAAGGCTGGCCGCTTGCCTTATCGTGGCGGCCGGTGCTGCGTGCCTCGGGTTGCGGGGTTAG
- a CDS encoding NmrA family NAD(P)-binding protein, with protein sequence MHIILGATGHVGAATARALLKRGEPVTVVTRDATRASDLKKAGAKVAIADVLDTAKLREVFRTGSRAFLLNPPAAPPTDTDTEERATAAAIVEALNGSGLKKVVAASVSSARAGERCGDLTVLHEFEERLRAQPIPVATNRGGYYMSNWLEMLDSVRERGKLPCFFPADVPIPMVAPQDLGEIAARRMLEPEGKTGVVNIEGPKRYTPRDVARAFVSALRRPVEVETIPREKWVETYRKLGFSEQAAKSYACMTGVVVDEPAEITDNTERGMITLREYIERAVNG encoded by the coding sequence ATGCACATCATTTTGGGAGCAACGGGCCATGTCGGGGCCGCAACCGCACGGGCGCTTCTGAAGCGCGGAGAACCTGTCACGGTCGTTACGCGGGACGCCACTCGCGCCTCAGACCTGAAAAAAGCGGGAGCCAAAGTCGCCATCGCGGACGTTCTCGACACCGCCAAGCTTCGCGAGGTTTTCCGCACCGGATCCCGGGCGTTCCTCCTCAATCCGCCGGCCGCACCGCCCACCGATACCGATACGGAGGAGCGAGCCACAGCCGCCGCAATCGTCGAGGCTCTGAACGGATCGGGGCTGAAGAAGGTAGTCGCCGCCTCGGTCTCCAGCGCTCGAGCGGGCGAGCGGTGCGGTGACCTCACCGTACTCCACGAATTCGAGGAGCGACTCCGGGCGCAGCCCATCCCCGTGGCGACCAACCGCGGGGGTTACTACATGAGCAACTGGCTGGAGATGCTCGACTCCGTGCGTGAGCGAGGGAAGCTGCCGTGCTTCTTCCCGGCCGACGTTCCCATTCCGATGGTTGCACCGCAAGACCTGGGCGAGATCGCCGCACGACGGATGTTAGAGCCGGAAGGCAAAACCGGCGTGGTGAACATCGAAGGGCCGAAGCGGTACACGCCACGGGACGTGGCCAGGGCATTCGTCTCCGCGCTGCGCAGGCCGGTCGAGGTCGAGACCATCCCGCGCGAAAAGTGGGTCGAGACCTACCGGAAACTCGGGTTCTCGGAACAGGCTGCAAAGTCTTACGCCTGTATGACGGGAGTGGTCGTAGACGAACCTGCCGAGATAACAGACAACACGGAACGAGGAATGATCACCCTTCGTGAATACATCGAGCGAGCGGTGAACGGTTGA
- a CDS encoding cation:proton antiporter: MGDTAWFLVIGLLLTAMAFTGSVLKRAPLSAAMFYLAAGFVIGPAGAGMLDLRFPGGALIVERIAEVAVLVSLFTAGLKLRVPPGDRRWLLPLRLAFLSMAVTVGLIALIGVFLLGLPVGAAVLLGAILAPTDPVLASDVQVTDAWDDDRVRFSLTGEAGMNDGAAFPFVLLGLGLLGLHDLGTGWWKWLAVDVAWGVIAGPAVGWALGAAAGKLVLYLRRRHREAVGLDDFLTLGLIALSFGLADLIHAYGFLAVFAAGVALRRVEMRESGDASREELRERRKEVDEEDLATDPRTAPTHMTRQVLRFNEHIERIGEVAVVIVLGSLLSAATLTPKGWWFVPLVFLVVRPVATRVGLVGAGLKGPQRALIGWFGVRGAGSVYYLAFVLGHGAPEPLADELTQLTLTAVAASIVLHGVSVTPLMNLYGRMRGH; encoded by the coding sequence ATGGGTGACACCGCGTGGTTCCTGGTGATCGGGTTACTCCTCACCGCGATGGCGTTCACCGGGTCGGTGCTCAAGCGCGCCCCGCTTTCCGCCGCCATGTTCTACCTCGCAGCCGGGTTCGTCATCGGTCCTGCCGGCGCAGGCATGCTCGACCTGCGCTTTCCGGGCGGCGCGTTGATCGTCGAGCGCATCGCCGAGGTCGCCGTCCTGGTCTCCCTTTTCACCGCCGGGTTGAAGCTCCGCGTGCCGCCCGGCGACCGGCGGTGGTTGCTCCCGCTCCGGCTCGCGTTTCTTTCCATGGCCGTGACCGTCGGCCTTATTGCGCTGATCGGTGTCTTCCTGCTCGGTCTACCGGTTGGGGCCGCGGTCCTGCTCGGTGCGATCCTCGCGCCCACCGACCCGGTGCTCGCTTCCGACGTGCAGGTAACCGACGCGTGGGACGACGACCGCGTCCGGTTCTCGCTCACCGGCGAGGCCGGGATGAATGACGGCGCCGCGTTCCCGTTCGTACTCCTCGGCCTCGGGCTGCTCGGGCTGCACGACCTCGGCACGGGATGGTGGAAGTGGCTGGCGGTAGACGTTGCCTGGGGCGTGATCGCGGGGCCGGCCGTCGGGTGGGCGCTCGGGGCGGCGGCCGGGAAGTTGGTGCTGTACCTGCGCCGGCGGCACCGGGAGGCGGTCGGGTTGGACGACTTCCTCACCCTCGGGCTGATCGCCCTCTCGTTCGGTCTCGCCGATCTGATCCACGCTTACGGGTTCCTGGCCGTGTTCGCGGCCGGGGTCGCGCTGCGGCGGGTGGAGATGCGGGAGAGCGGGGACGCATCGCGGGAGGAGCTGCGGGAGCGGCGGAAGGAGGTCGACGAGGAGGACCTGGCCACCGACCCGAGAACCGCGCCCACACACATGACCCGGCAGGTGCTGCGGTTCAACGAGCACATCGAGCGGATCGGCGAGGTCGCCGTCGTCATCGTCCTCGGAAGCCTCTTGTCGGCCGCCACACTGACCCCCAAGGGCTGGTGGTTCGTGCCGCTGGTGTTCCTTGTGGTCCGACCGGTCGCCACGCGGGTCGGGCTCGTCGGAGCGGGATTGAAAGGGCCGCAACGGGCTTTAATCGGGTGGTTCGGGGTGCGGGGCGCAGGGTCGGTGTACTACCTGGCCTTTGTTCTCGGGCACGGCGCACCCGAGCCACTGGCGGACGAGCTGACGCAACTCACCCTGACCGCGGTGGCGGCCTCGATCGTCCTCCACGGCGTGTCGGTGACTCCGCTCATGAATCTCTACGGTCGGATGCGCGGGCACTGA
- a CDS encoding general stress protein produces the protein MAKAATCNTTVGVFSTREAADRAIEELKSAGYEDKQIGLVAQDASGKTVKRDGSGARDTNAAEGAAIGAVAGGGALALGSLAVSFGVIPVIGPILAMGPLAAALVSAAGGAAAAGVAGALIGWGIPEDDAKFYEGQVQAGKYLVTVECGQGEDARDLLGRHGGYNRANAPVM, from the coding sequence ATGGCTAAGGCTGCCACTTGCAATACGACCGTCGGCGTCTTCTCGACTCGTGAGGCCGCGGACCGTGCGATCGAAGAGCTCAAGAGCGCGGGCTACGAGGACAAGCAGATCGGGTTGGTCGCTCAGGACGCGAGCGGCAAAACGGTGAAGCGGGACGGGTCGGGCGCGCGGGACACGAACGCGGCCGAAGGGGCGGCGATCGGCGCGGTGGCCGGTGGCGGGGCGCTGGCCCTGGGCTCGCTGGCCGTGTCGTTCGGGGTGATCCCGGTGATCGGGCCGATCCTCGCCATGGGGCCGCTGGCCGCAGCCCTCGTCAGCGCGGCCGGTGGGGCCGCGGCGGCAGGCGTTGCCGGGGCACTCATCGGCTGGGGCATCCCCGAAGACGACGCGAAGTTTTACGAGGGCCAGGTGCAGGCGGGCAAGTACCTGGTGACGGTCGAGTGCGGCCAGGGCGAAGACGCCCGGGACCTGCTGGGCCGCCACGGCGGGTACAACCGGGCGAACGCTCCGGTGATGTAA
- a CDS encoding ribonuclease HI, giving the protein MAERTEIHTDGTFNDQTGVGGWAAVVARTSTGWQEGTSSYEMEPRAIVEAVKLAEGPCTVVSDHEGIIGLARDGRTPRMCRSLWDELYATATGKDIVFEWKKRDQSLGSRLAHQLSRGAAKGR; this is encoded by the coding sequence ATGGCTGAGCGCACCGAGATTCACACCGATGGAACCTTCAACGACCAAACCGGAGTCGGCGGGTGGGCGGCCGTCGTCGCGCGCACCTCAACCGGGTGGCAGGAGGGCACATCGAGTTACGAGATGGAGCCTCGCGCGATCGTCGAGGCCGTGAAGTTGGCGGAAGGCCCGTGTACCGTCGTCTCCGACCACGAAGGGATCATCGGTCTCGCGCGCGACGGTCGAACGCCACGCATGTGTCGGTCGCTCTGGGATGAGCTTTACGCTACCGCGACGGGTAAGGACATCGTGTTCGAGTGGAAGAAGCGAGACCAGTCGCTCGGCTCGCGTCTGGCCCACCAGCTTTCGAGGGGCGCGGCGAAGGGGCGGTGA
- a CDS encoding ATPase domain-containing protein: MDDSPDQSSPLSATGVVGLDNILGGGLTPSRLYLIEGNPGSGKTTLALQYLLEGVRRKEPCLYVTLSETKAELTAVAKSHGWSLEGIEIVELTASEAELEPDNQHTMFQPADVELGQTTKAVLAEVERVKPRRVVIDSLSELRLLAQSSLRYRRQILAFKQFFTGRECTVLLLDDNTSSAGDLQLHSIAHGVISLEHLSPQYGSERRRLRVVKLRGQRFRGGLHDFNIATGGLDVFPRLVASEHVEGRERAMLTGDVPELDRLLGGGIDFGTSTLLVGPAGCGKSSVAINYARAAAARGDRAALFAFDERSETLLHRAAGLGMDLRPQLKNKTLTLQQVDPAELSPGEFAATVRKAVDGADGHAPAKVVVIDSLNGYLHAMPEEDFLTVQMHELLTYLGHKGVVTFLVLAQHGMIGSMQAPVDTTYLADTVVLFRYFEAHGEVRQAISVVKKRSGKHERTIRELKLDNGIRVGEPLKEFRGVLTGTPTFDGEGDTLMGPANA; this comes from the coding sequence ATGGACGACTCGCCCGACCAATCATCCCCTCTTTCCGCCACCGGCGTCGTCGGACTGGACAACATCTTGGGCGGCGGCCTCACCCCTAGCCGCCTCTACCTGATCGAGGGCAACCCAGGCTCGGGCAAGACCACCCTCGCGCTACAGTACCTCCTCGAAGGCGTCCGCCGCAAAGAACCCTGCCTGTACGTGACGCTCTCCGAGACGAAGGCGGAACTCACCGCCGTGGCCAAGTCCCACGGCTGGTCCCTCGAAGGCATCGAGATCGTCGAGCTGACCGCGTCCGAGGCCGAACTGGAGCCGGACAACCAGCACACGATGTTCCAACCGGCCGACGTCGAACTCGGCCAGACCACCAAGGCCGTCCTCGCCGAGGTCGAGCGGGTCAAGCCCCGCCGGGTGGTCATTGACTCCCTGTCTGAACTCCGCCTGCTCGCTCAGAGCTCGCTCCGGTACCGCCGCCAGATCCTCGCGTTTAAACAATTCTTCACCGGGCGCGAGTGTACGGTGCTGTTGCTCGACGACAACACCTCGTCGGCCGGCGACCTGCAGCTCCACAGCATCGCCCACGGGGTCATCAGCCTCGAACACCTGTCCCCCCAGTACGGGTCCGAACGGCGGCGGTTGCGGGTGGTGAAGCTCCGCGGCCAGCGGTTCCGCGGCGGGCTCCACGACTTTAACATCGCCACCGGGGGACTCGACGTGTTTCCCCGGCTGGTCGCGTCCGAGCACGTCGAGGGCCGGGAGCGAGCGATGCTCACCGGGGACGTGCCGGAACTCGACCGCCTGCTCGGGGGCGGTATCGACTTCGGCACCAGCACCCTGCTCGTCGGCCCGGCTGGGTGCGGCAAGTCCTCGGTCGCCATCAACTACGCCCGCGCAGCCGCCGCTCGCGGCGACCGGGCCGCTCTGTTCGCGTTCGACGAGCGGTCCGAGACCCTGCTCCACCGGGCTGCGGGCCTGGGCATGGACCTGCGCCCGCAACTCAAGAACAAGACCCTAACCCTCCAGCAGGTGGACCCGGCCGAACTGTCCCCCGGCGAGTTCGCCGCCACGGTCCGTAAGGCCGTAGACGGGGCCGACGGGCACGCTCCGGCCAAAGTCGTCGTGATCGACAGCCTGAACGGGTACCTGCACGCCATGCCGGAGGAGGACTTCCTCACGGTCCAGATGCACGAGCTGCTCACCTACCTCGGGCACAAGGGGGTCGTCACGTTCCTCGTGCTCGCACAGCACGGGATGATCGGGAGCATGCAGGCCCCGGTGGACACTACCTACCTCGCCGACACCGTCGTTCTGTTCCGCTACTTCGAGGCCCACGGGGAGGTGCGGCAGGCCATCTCGGTGGTGAAGAAGCGGAGCGGCAAACACGAGCGGACGATCCGCGAGTTGAAGCTGGATAACGGCATCCGGGTGGGCGAGCCGCTCAAGGAGTTCCGCGGGGTGCTGACGGGGACACCGACCTTCGACGGCGAGGGCGACACGCTGATGGGGCCGGCGAATGCCTGA
- a CDS encoding ATP-binding response regulator, which yields MPDTDERVLFLSPTKKDATAGLALMAGAGLTCHACASLAELCREIPVGVGTVIVPEEAAIGDGAGALKAAIRDQPPWSNLPILVLTAAGPTATARVKALIELGDITLLKRPLEAAEFLNAVRAALRDRRRQYQVRGYIAEQTRQAEELRDADRRKDEFLAMLAHELRNPLAPIRNGLAILGLRDGDREVVHRTHGMMSRQVDHLSRLVDDLLDVSRITRGKVELRVETVDLNAVLARAAEAARPLIDARRHRLIVTQPGRPVLVSADPTRLAQVVGNLLTNAAKYSDEGGRIELILEEDGVAIVRVRDTGLGIPADMLPRVFDLFTQVGRTLDRADGGLGIGLTLVKSLVELHGGTVSVASDGPGKGSEFTVRLPKRARGKEKGEPGSVTVPLAARRVLIVDDNPDAGDSLAELLRLSGHAVEVARSGMLGLEAARKLRPDTALLDIGLPGMSGYELAGRLRAEPFGAGVLLVALTGYGQEDDRKRSAEAGFDHHLTKPADLSALMKLLSADRNR from the coding sequence ATGCCTGACACCGACGAGCGGGTGCTGTTCCTCAGCCCCACGAAGAAGGACGCGACCGCCGGACTGGCGCTTATGGCCGGGGCCGGACTGACGTGCCACGCCTGCGCGTCCCTGGCCGAACTGTGCCGCGAGATTCCGGTCGGGGTCGGGACCGTGATCGTGCCCGAAGAGGCCGCGATCGGGGACGGGGCCGGTGCGCTCAAAGCCGCGATCCGCGACCAGCCCCCGTGGTCGAATCTGCCGATCCTGGTACTCACGGCCGCCGGCCCGACCGCGACGGCGCGCGTCAAGGCGCTGATCGAACTGGGCGACATCACTCTGCTCAAGCGCCCGCTGGAGGCGGCCGAGTTCCTGAACGCCGTCCGCGCCGCCCTGCGCGACCGCAGGCGTCAGTATCAGGTGCGTGGCTACATCGCCGAGCAAACGCGGCAGGCCGAGGAATTGCGGGACGCCGACCGCCGCAAGGACGAGTTCCTTGCCATGCTGGCACACGAGCTGAGAAACCCCCTCGCGCCCATACGCAACGGACTGGCGATCCTGGGCCTGCGGGACGGCGACCGGGAGGTGGTGCACCGGACGCACGGAATGATGTCCCGACAGGTGGACCATCTCAGCCGGCTGGTGGACGATCTGCTCGATGTGTCCCGGATCACGCGCGGCAAGGTCGAGTTGCGGGTCGAAACGGTGGACCTCAATGCCGTACTCGCCCGTGCGGCCGAGGCCGCACGTCCTCTGATCGACGCCCGCCGCCACCGTCTGATCGTCACCCAGCCCGGCCGTCCCGTACTGGTCTCGGCCGACCCGACGCGGCTCGCCCAGGTGGTCGGCAACCTGCTCACCAACGCGGCCAAGTACAGCGACGAGGGCGGGCGCATCGAACTGATTCTGGAAGAGGACGGGGTGGCGATCGTCCGCGTGCGGGACACCGGCCTGGGGATCCCGGCCGACATGCTCCCGCGGGTGTTCGACCTGTTCACCCAGGTGGGCCGCACCCTCGACCGTGCCGACGGCGGGCTCGGGATCGGGCTGACGCTGGTCAAAAGTTTGGTGGAGCTACACGGGGGCACGGTTTCAGTGGCGAGCGACGGTCCGGGGAAAGGGAGCGAGTTCACCGTCCGACTGCCGAAACGCGCCCGGGGCAAGGAAAAGGGTGAGCCCGGATCCGTAACCGTACCGTTGGCGGCCCGCCGCGTCCTGATCGTGGACGACAACCCGGACGCCGGAGACAGTTTGGCCGAGCTGCTCCGCCTGAGCGGGCACGCCGTGGAGGTCGCCCGGAGCGGGATGCTCGGGCTCGAAGCGGCCCGCAAGCTACGCCCCGACACCGCGCTGCTCGACATCGGCCTGCCGGGGATGAGTGGGTACGAACTGGCCGGGCGGCTGCGGGCCGAGCCGTTCGGCGCGGGGGTCCTGCTCGTCGCGCTGACCGGTTACGGCCAGGAAGACGATCGGAAGCGGTCGGCCGAGGCGGGGTTCGACCACCACCTCACGAAACCAGCGGACCTGAGCGCTTTGATGAAGCTGCTGTCAGCCGACCGGAACCGTTAG
- a CDS encoding response regulator: MLASEGHVILVVDDETAVRNVLGAMLTCLGYIPLLASGGAEGVDMLRAQEGGVAAAVLDVRMPGMDGPATMDALRQHAPDLPCVFVSGETGKYTVNELLARGASDVLGKPVAMDRLGHALAAAAGAVGF, translated from the coding sequence ATGCTCGCATCTGAAGGCCACGTCATCCTTGTTGTGGATGACGAGACCGCGGTGCGCAACGTGCTCGGCGCAATGCTCACGTGCCTCGGCTACATTCCCTTACTCGCGAGTGGTGGTGCCGAAGGTGTTGATATGCTCCGGGCACAAGAAGGGGGCGTAGCGGCTGCGGTGCTCGACGTGCGGATGCCCGGGATGGACGGCCCGGCCACCATGGACGCGCTTCGCCAGCATGCCCCCGACCTGCCGTGCGTGTTCGTCTCCGGGGAGACCGGGAAGTACACGGTCAACGAACTGCTCGCCCGTGGTGCCAGTGACGTGCTCGGGAAGCCGGTCGCAATGGACCGTCTCGGCCACGCGCTGGCAGCGGCTGCTGGCGCAGTTGGGTTCTGA
- a CDS encoding DoxX family protein, whose amino-acid sequence MNPIPKWQRVTGWVLSGILALVFLPSAFFKIAQPEGFIEEWSKTYPASSALPLGVIELTTFALYLIPKTRYLGGLLLLAYLGGAVATHVHANDGKFFVPVIVGVVAWLGLYLRDRKLRALVPFVAE is encoded by the coding sequence ATGAACCCGATCCCGAAGTGGCAGCGCGTGACCGGATGGGTGCTCTCGGGCATCCTCGCACTCGTGTTCCTGCCCAGCGCGTTCTTTAAGATCGCTCAGCCCGAGGGTTTCATTGAGGAGTGGTCGAAGACGTATCCCGCCAGTTCCGCCCTGCCGCTCGGGGTGATCGAGTTGACGACATTCGCGCTCTACCTCATCCCCAAGACCCGGTACCTCGGCGGCCTGCTCCTGCTCGCCTACCTCGGTGGGGCTGTGGCCACTCACGTCCACGCCAACGACGGCAAGTTCTTCGTGCCCGTCATCGTCGGCGTCGTCGCGTGGCTCGGGCTGTACCTCCGCGACCGCAAGCTTCGGGCGCTCGTACCGTTCGTGGCCGAGTAA